The proteins below are encoded in one region of Haloterrigena turkmenica DSM 5511:
- a CDS encoding DUF211 domain-containing protein: MSPPIRRLVLDVMKPQEPNILEFADVTADCPGADGVNVVLVETDREVQNLKLTIEGDGIDADALEQAITDLGGTIHSIDQVVCGEHLVEQIDTPQDR; the protein is encoded by the coding sequence ATGTCGCCACCGATACGACGGCTCGTCCTCGACGTCATGAAACCACAGGAGCCGAACATCCTCGAGTTCGCCGACGTTACCGCCGACTGCCCGGGCGCCGACGGCGTCAACGTGGTTCTGGTCGAGACCGATCGCGAGGTTCAGAACCTCAAGCTCACGATCGAAGGGGACGGCATCGATGCGGACGCGCTCGAGCAGGCGATCACCGACCTCGGCGGGACGATTCACTCGATCGATCAGGTCGTCTGCGGCGAGCACCTCGTCGAACAGATCGACACGCCGCAGGATCGGTGA
- a CDS encoding cation transporting ATPase C-terminal domain-containing protein, with amino-acid sequence MTTPSPTSLTRAASRPAGASAAAVATSIALQLAVLYMPLNRYFGTVPLDAGDWGLIAAEVVVCLPAYLAVAVLVGRLEP; translated from the coding sequence GTGACGACCCCGTCGCCCACGTCGCTGACGCGCGCGGCGTCACGCCCGGCGGGTGCGAGCGCTGCCGCCGTCGCGACGTCGATCGCCCTCCAGCTCGCGGTGCTCTACATGCCGCTCAACCGGTACTTCGGAACGGTGCCCCTCGATGCGGGAGACTGGGGACTCATCGCCGCGGAGGTCGTCGTCTGTCTCCCCGCGTATCTCGCCGTCGCTGTGCTCGTCGGGCGACTCGAGCCGTAA